Proteins encoded within one genomic window of Platichthys flesus chromosome 13, fPlaFle2.1, whole genome shotgun sequence:
- the cmklr2 gene encoding chemerin-like receptor 2: protein MEESVEDYGNYTYDYYLEYGNLEDLKVDHRQGETMHIISVVIYIISFVLGLIGNGTVIWVTAFKSKKTVNSVWLLNLAIADFVFVLFLPFYIDYILRDFHWDFGLAMCKLNSFVSVMNMYASVLFLTVLSIDRYVSLVHLNWSQRHRTVERAWVTCGCIWVLAGALSCPALIFRETLRLHDKVVCFNNFHTQDEHTAAMTHIVIVVIRTTVGFLLPFTAICVTGTLLTIKANRSQGSFRLSSFSKTVTAVILAFFLCWAPFHTFSLMELSIHSSLYLHNILKAGFPLATSLGFFNSCINPLLYMLLGKKVRHILKRACLNITKSSLRELSQSVSATEMESVPGYYLDSVPEEPVESSIL, encoded by the coding sequence ATGGAGGAATCCGTCGAGGACTATGGAAACTACACTTATGATTATTACCTGGAGTATGGCAACTTGGAAGATCTCAAAGTAGACCACAGGCAAGGGGAGACTATGCACATCATCTCAGTGGTGATCTATATTATTTCCTTTGTGCTCGGGCTGATTGGAAACGGGACTGTTATTTGGGTGACGGCGTTCAAAAGCAAAAAGACTGTCAACAGCGTGTGGCTGCTCAATCTCGCCATTGccgactttgtgtttgtgctgttccTGCCCTTCTACATCGATTACATTCTGCGGGACTTCCACTGGGACTTTGGTCTGGCCATGTGTAAGCTCAACTCATTTGTGTCCGTGATGAACATGTACGCCAGCGTGCTCTTCCTCACGGTGCTCAGCATAGACAGGTACGTGTCACTGGTCCACCTCAACTGGTCTCAGAGGCATCGGACTGTAGAGAGAGCCTGGGTCACGTGTGGCTGCATATGGGTGCTGGCCGGCGCCTTGAGCTGCCCTGCGCTGATTTTCCGAGAAACCCTGCGCTTGCACGACAAGGTGGTGTGCTTCAACAACTTCCACACACAGGACGAACACACAGCAGCCATGACACACATCGTGATAGTGGTGATCCGCACCACTGTGGGCTTCCTCCTGCCGTTTACCGCTATATGTGTGACAGGCACACTTCTCACAATCAAAGCGAATCGTTCTCAGGGCTCGTTTCGCCTGTCTAGCTTCTCCAAAACGGTCACTGCTGTAATCCTGGCCTTCTTTTTATGCTGGGCACCTTTTCACACCTTCAGCTTAATGGAGTTATCAATCCATTCCTCACTGTACCTACACAACATCCTGAAAGCTGGGTTTCCCCTTGCCACCAGCTTGGGTTTTTTCAACAGCTGCATTAACCCCCTGCTGTATATGCTCCTGGGTAAAAAGGTCCGTCACATCCTGAAGCGTGCATGTCTGAACATAACCAAGAGTTCACTAAGAGAGCTCAGCCAGTCCGTGTCTGCCACTGAGATGGAGTCTGTGCCAGGATACTATCTTGACAGTGTCCCAGAGGAGCCTGTGGAGTCATCAATTCTATGA